In a single window of the Nocardiopsis composta genome:
- a CDS encoding Na+/H+ antiporter — MSDEHLILAGLLVLLMVFAGRVLADRLRIPDAIILVALGAAISFLPGLDSIHISPEIILLVFLPPLIYNAAFFSSPRDMRAEARPIIALAVVTTLVTAFAIAGVIWLVLPNTGWPAAIALGAAVAPTDAVASSAVLKRIGAPKRVLTLLEGESLINDGVALTLFTLAVTAMSTPLSVSDGVVELVKVVAGGLLFGALVAAVVAWLSRRFQDGNAQLVLSLMTPFVAYVPAEIMGFSGVLSAVVAGFYLGTRGEGMLPPKVRVTGQTIWRGLVMLLESILFVLLGLQLHEVFGDVAGLPVPTLVFGAVAVLGTAIAIRLAWEVLAPRVGRLLPRRMQPPATSTRMQIVIGWSGMRGAISLAIALSLPTTLNGEPFTDRNVLLYFAAVVVLGTLVGQGMTLPLVLRGLGLEGGEDTRREYAVAEEAMGRAALSRLDELVGEGLVDEQTAKPHRDVLKFKVREARAVLDATEESRARIGKRVRGGVFVRHETGRAQREALNRLYREGEIGHETFQAMRRQLDLTEPSRPEK, encoded by the coding sequence GTGTCCGACGAACATCTCATCCTGGCGGGACTGCTTGTCCTGCTGATGGTCTTCGCCGGACGGGTGCTGGCCGACCGGCTGCGCATCCCGGACGCGATCATCCTGGTCGCGCTGGGCGCGGCGATCAGCTTCCTGCCGGGGCTGGACTCGATCCACATCTCCCCCGAGATCATCCTGCTGGTCTTCCTGCCGCCGCTGATCTACAACGCGGCGTTCTTCTCCTCGCCGCGGGACATGCGGGCCGAGGCGCGGCCGATCATCGCGCTGGCGGTGGTGACCACGCTGGTCACCGCGTTCGCCATCGCCGGGGTGATCTGGCTGGTGCTGCCGAACACCGGGTGGCCGGCCGCGATCGCGCTGGGCGCGGCGGTGGCGCCCACCGACGCGGTGGCGTCCTCCGCGGTGCTCAAGCGGATCGGCGCGCCCAAGCGGGTGCTCACCCTGCTGGAGGGCGAGAGCCTGATCAACGACGGTGTGGCGCTGACCCTGTTCACGCTGGCGGTGACCGCGATGAGCACCCCGCTCAGCGTCTCCGACGGGGTCGTCGAGCTGGTCAAGGTGGTGGCCGGCGGGCTGCTGTTCGGTGCGCTGGTCGCGGCGGTGGTCGCCTGGCTGAGCCGGCGGTTCCAGGACGGCAACGCCCAGCTGGTGCTCTCGCTGATGACACCGTTCGTGGCCTACGTGCCGGCCGAGATCATGGGCTTCTCCGGGGTGCTCTCCGCCGTGGTCGCCGGGTTCTACCTGGGCACCCGCGGCGAGGGCATGCTGCCGCCGAAGGTCCGGGTGACCGGGCAGACCATCTGGCGCGGCCTGGTGATGCTGCTGGAGTCGATCCTGTTCGTCCTGCTCGGCCTGCAGCTGCACGAGGTCTTCGGCGACGTGGCCGGGCTGCCGGTGCCGACCCTGGTGTTCGGCGCGGTGGCGGTGCTGGGCACCGCGATCGCGATCCGGCTGGCCTGGGAGGTGCTGGCCCCCCGGGTGGGCCGGCTGCTGCCCCGGCGGATGCAGCCGCCCGCCACCTCCACCCGGATGCAGATCGTCATCGGGTGGAGCGGGATGCGCGGCGCGATCTCGCTGGCCATCGCGCTCTCCCTGCCCACCACGCTGAACGGGGAGCCGTTCACCGACCGCAACGTGCTGCTGTACTTCGCCGCGGTGGTGGTGCTGGGCACCCTGGTCGGCCAGGGCATGACGCTGCCGCTGGTGCTGCGCGGCCTGGGTCTGGAGGGCGGCGAGGACACCCGGCGCGAGTACGCCGTGGCCGAGGAGGCGATGGGGCGCGCCGCACTGAGCCGGCTGGACGAGCTGGTCGGCGAGGGGCTGGTGGACGAGCAGACCGCCAAGCCGCACCGGGACGTGCTCAAGTTCAAGGTGCGCGAGGCGCGGGCGGTGCTGGACGCCACCGAGGAGAGCCGGGCCAGGATCGGCAAGCGGGTGCGCGGCGGCGTGTTCGTCCGGCACGAGACCGGGCGGGCGCAGCGCGAGGCGCTCAACCGGCTCTACCGGGAGGGCGAGATCGGGCACGAGACGTTCCAGGCGATGCGCCGGCAGCTGGACCTGACCGAGCCGAGCCGCCCGGAGAAATAG